Proteins from a genomic interval of Bradyrhizobium sp. CCGB01:
- a CDS encoding NAD(P)/FAD-dependent oxidoreductase: MRLLIIGAGFAGMYAALSAARLRDIQGATPQDLEISLVAPEPTLVVRPRLYEPKPETLTAPLLDVLEAIDVDYVQGSAETVNTEARTVQIAAAQGLKKTLSYDRLVVATGSRLFRPNIPGLAEHAFSVDSLDDAIALDKHLHGLAERPAGNGRDTVVVAGGGFTGIEAATELPARLHKIFGKDAGTRVIIVDRNSAIAPDMGEGPRPLIEEALRKLGVETRLGAGVASLDKSGVTLSTGEHIETETVVWAAGIRAAPLTAQIPAERDNFGRLLVDRDLRVPGVAGVFATGDAARAACDDDGNYALMSCQHATRMGAFAGNNAAAELLRVPTRPYHQKAYVTCLDLGEAGALFTRGWDRKVEMVGDVAKKTKQEINTVWIYPPRAERAAALASADPERVTSL, translated from the coding sequence ATGCGACTGCTCATCATTGGCGCCGGCTTCGCCGGCATGTACGCCGCTCTCTCCGCTGCCCGCCTGCGCGACATCCAGGGCGCGACGCCGCAAGATCTGGAGATCTCGCTGGTCGCGCCGGAGCCGACGCTGGTCGTCCGCCCGCGGCTCTACGAGCCGAAGCCGGAAACCCTCACCGCCCCGCTGCTCGACGTGCTCGAGGCCATCGACGTCGACTACGTCCAGGGCAGCGCCGAGACCGTCAACACCGAAGCGCGAACGGTGCAGATCGCGGCTGCACAGGGCTTGAAGAAAACCCTGTCCTACGACCGTCTCGTCGTCGCCACCGGCAGCCGCCTGTTCCGTCCCAACATTCCCGGCCTTGCCGAGCACGCTTTCAGCGTCGACTCGCTCGACGACGCCATCGCGCTCGACAAGCATCTGCACGGCCTCGCCGAGCGGCCGGCCGGCAACGGCCGCGATACGGTCGTCGTCGCCGGCGGCGGATTCACCGGCATCGAGGCGGCCACCGAGCTGCCCGCACGCCTGCACAAGATTTTCGGCAAGGACGCCGGCACGCGCGTGATCATCGTCGATCGCAACAGCGCGATCGCACCCGACATGGGCGAAGGCCCCCGCCCCTTGATCGAGGAGGCCTTGCGCAAGCTCGGCGTCGAGACCCGGCTCGGGGCCGGCGTTGCCTCGCTCGATAAATCCGGCGTTACGCTGTCGACCGGCGAACACATCGAAACCGAGACGGTGGTGTGGGCGGCAGGCATTCGCGCCGCGCCATTGACAGCGCAGATCCCCGCCGAGCGCGACAATTTCGGCCGGCTGCTGGTGGACCGCGATCTGCGCGTGCCCGGTGTCGCCGGCGTCTTCGCCACCGGCGATGCCGCGCGGGCCGCATGCGACGACGACGGCAATTACGCGCTGATGTCGTGCCAACACGCCACGCGCATGGGCGCCTTTGCCGGCAACAATGCCGCCGCCGAACTCCTGCGCGTCCCGACCAGGCCGTATCACCAGAAGGCTTACGTCACCTGCCTCGATCTCGGCGAAGCCGGCGCGCTGTTCACGCGCGGCTGGGACCGCAAGGTCGAGATGGTCGGCGACGTCGCCAAGAAGACCAAGCAGGAGATCAACACCGTCTGGATCTACCCGCCCCGCGCCGAGCGCGCCGCAGCGCTCGCGTCAGCCGACCCGGAACGTGTGACGAGCCTCTAG
- a CDS encoding MBL fold metallo-hydrolase — MNLHNTSYQATSKPEELVPSRYALKVGEIDVLVVSDGVLPLPTTMLAHNATPADRATWLHDMFLPQDAFDWALNAVMVRSGGRTILIDAGLGSDPDLHLPRAGQLIKRLEAAGIDLSSVTDLVLTHMHMDHIGGLLVDGVKERLRPDLQIHVAAAEVKFWEAPDFSRVAMPPGFPDALRAAAKRFAKEYGGQLRQFDEEHEVAPGVIVRRTGGHTPGHSVVRVASGGEALTFAGDAVFAVGFEQPEWHNGFEHDPEEAARVRIRLLRQLAETGEMLVATHLPFPSIGRVAADGDAFRWVPAFWDY; from the coding sequence ATGAACCTGCACAACACCTCATACCAAGCGACATCGAAACCCGAAGAGCTGGTGCCGTCGCGCTACGCGCTGAAGGTCGGCGAGATCGATGTGCTGGTGGTCAGCGACGGCGTGCTGCCGCTGCCAACCACCATGCTGGCGCACAACGCCACGCCGGCCGACCGGGCGACCTGGCTGCACGACATGTTCCTGCCGCAGGACGCATTCGACTGGGCGCTCAATGCGGTCATGGTCCGCAGCGGCGGCAGGACCATCCTCATCGACGCCGGACTGGGATCAGACCCAGACCTGCACCTGCCGCGTGCTGGCCAGTTGATCAAGCGTCTGGAGGCCGCCGGCATCGATCTTTCGTCCGTGACCGACCTGGTGCTGACCCACATGCACATGGACCATATCGGCGGGTTGCTCGTCGACGGCGTGAAGGAGCGGCTACGCCCGGACCTGCAGATCCACGTGGCGGCCGCCGAGGTCAAATTCTGGGAGGCGCCTGATTTCTCGCGCGTGGCCATGCCGCCGGGATTCCCGGACGCGCTTCGGGCGGCCGCCAAGCGGTTCGCGAAGGAGTACGGCGGTCAGCTGCGGCAGTTCGACGAGGAGCACGAGGTTGCGCCGGGCGTCATCGTCCGTCGCACCGGCGGCCACACCCCCGGACACAGCGTGGTTCGCGTCGCGTCAGGCGGCGAGGCGCTGACGTTCGCCGGCGACGCCGTGTTTGCGGTCGGGTTCGAACAGCCGGAGTGGCACAACGGCTTCGAGCACGACCCCGAGGAAGCCGCGCGCGTTCGTATCCGCCTGTTGCGACAGCTTGCCGAGACCGGCGAGATGCTGGTGGCGACGCACCTGCCGTTCCCGTCGATCGGCCGGGTCGCAGCCGACGGCGACGCCTTCCGCTGGGTGCCGGCGTTCTGGGACTACTGA
- a CDS encoding MFS transporter: MRLPFFYGWVVVAVTFVTMAIGVNARTAFSLFFPPIISEFGWERGVTAGAFSFGFVVSGIVSPLIGRLMDRAGPRAVMELGVVLMGGGLLLAPLTSQPWHLYVTIGVMVGAGSVCLGYSGQSLFLPNWFIRKRGFAIGIAFAGVGIGSVTLLPWVQHMIEQTGWRTACTAMGLLILVVLAPINLFLHKRPEDIGLQPDGDATPAAGAATPVSNIVDPVWVGTDWTLKRAVATARFWWIALGYFSGLYIWYAVQVHQTKFLLDIGFSPAVAVWALGIVSLLGIPGQILLGHVSDRIGREWVWAISCAGFAICFAALMALKFQPSLWLVYVMVFTQGALGYGLTSIMGAVVFEIFQGRHQGSIFGTIMLAALAGGAAGPWVTGLLYDRAGDYTLAFGIAILVSGLSALSIWQAAPGKVRAVAGRLHKLPAATGAE; encoded by the coding sequence ATGCGACTTCCGTTCTTCTACGGCTGGGTCGTGGTCGCCGTGACCTTCGTCACCATGGCCATCGGCGTCAACGCGCGCACCGCCTTCTCACTGTTCTTTCCTCCCATTATCTCCGAATTCGGCTGGGAGCGTGGCGTCACCGCCGGGGCATTTTCCTTCGGCTTCGTCGTCTCCGGCATCGTCAGCCCGCTGATCGGCCGCCTGATGGATCGCGCCGGCCCGCGCGCGGTGATGGAGCTCGGTGTCGTGCTGATGGGTGGCGGGCTGCTGCTCGCGCCACTCACCAGCCAACCCTGGCATCTCTACGTGACCATCGGCGTCATGGTCGGCGCCGGCTCGGTGTGTCTCGGTTATTCCGGCCAGTCGCTGTTCCTGCCGAACTGGTTCATCCGCAAGCGCGGCTTCGCCATCGGGATTGCCTTTGCCGGCGTCGGCATCGGCTCGGTGACGCTGCTGCCGTGGGTGCAGCACATGATCGAGCAGACCGGCTGGCGCACCGCCTGTACCGCGATGGGGCTGCTCATCCTCGTCGTGCTCGCGCCGATCAATCTGTTCCTGCACAAGCGCCCCGAAGACATCGGCCTTCAGCCGGACGGCGATGCCACGCCGGCGGCGGGCGCGGCAACGCCGGTCTCAAACATCGTCGATCCCGTCTGGGTCGGCACCGACTGGACGCTCAAGCGGGCGGTCGCGACCGCGCGCTTCTGGTGGATCGCGCTCGGCTATTTCAGCGGCCTGTACATCTGGTACGCGGTGCAGGTGCACCAGACCAAATTCCTGCTCGACATCGGCTTCAGCCCGGCTGTCGCGGTGTGGGCGCTCGGTATCGTCAGCCTGCTCGGCATTCCCGGCCAGATCCTGCTCGGCCACGTCTCCGACCGGATCGGGCGGGAATGGGTGTGGGCGATCAGCTGCGCAGGCTTTGCGATCTGCTTTGCGGCATTGATGGCGCTGAAATTCCAGCCGTCGCTGTGGCTGGTCTATGTCATGGTGTTCACGCAAGGCGCGCTCGGCTACGGCCTCACCTCGATCATGGGCGCGGTGGTGTTCGAGATCTTCCAGGGCAGGCACCAGGGCAGCATCTTCGGCACGATCATGCTGGCGGCGCTTGCCGGTGGCGCGGCCGGTCCCTGGGTGACGGGCCTGCTCTACGATCGCGCCGGCGACTACACGCTCGCCTTCGGCATCGCGATCCTCGTGAGCGGATTGTCGGCGCTCTCGATCTGGCAGGCCGCGCCGGGCAAGGTGCGTGCGGTGGCGGGCAGGCTGCACAAGCTTCCGGCCGCAACCGGCGCCGAATAG
- a CDS encoding EAL domain-containing protein, producing the protein MGGRDQNDQDRGRRSGWWRAAPLLGLYRPALVAVGVGLLFSVVGAAAVARWEDRVTRIEFANAAETEAIVMQNGMSEYISRLVALRTLFESTNEEITRSEFETFSARLFERHPGMLRIAWLPRVNRKERAEYEAAAITDGVSGYRIKSLQGEGFTTAPQADEYFPVFYSTQPKTSSVYGMDYASVPERRAVLERARDNDRVAAIRTRLYEPKEGGRLPDVLVAIPVYAKGTSRDTVADRRRNLAGFVVGVFDLPLLLQSIRVTTGASPAVSVNVYPPFTGQIVSLEQMLPDYSSAATSPQSMRDVARTLHWSGNLKIGDTDWQVRAMPTAGGSLETAYDRAVAVIIVGMLLTLSLATYLMLASRNSRRLSLANRRVLELAQTDILTGLPNRAFFLTRLDLMNNQLSVRGLPFSILMLDLDRFKNVNDSLGHGAGDVLLRQVALRLRSALRATDVLARLGGDEFAIIQEACDDQRACATELAARIAKLVAEPFLLPGHRVEIGTSIGIAIAPDHGSDQEQLLKKADLALYRSKSAGRNCFTIYDEAMSAELEARNTLEGDLRDAIAQCQLEVHYQPFVDVAGGGRRGFEALVRWRHPSRGLIPPDQFIALAEETGLIVPLGEFVLRRACADAACWPSDLIVAVNLSPIQFKEAELFETICAALRDSGLAPQRLEIEITESVLLERGVENLAFMERLKHIGIELALDDFGTGYSSLSYLTVFPFDKIKIDKSFIRNLAHQPRSSAIIASIVTLARGLDMSVTAEGVETAEEFERLTALGVNFAQGYLFGRPQPVDQITFDVAVQPSQLDAA; encoded by the coding sequence ATGGGCGGTCGGGATCAGAACGATCAGGATCGGGGGCGTAGGAGCGGATGGTGGCGTGCCGCGCCGCTGCTCGGACTCTATCGCCCTGCGCTCGTCGCAGTCGGCGTCGGTCTTCTGTTCTCGGTCGTGGGCGCTGCCGCCGTGGCGCGATGGGAAGATCGCGTCACCAGGATCGAGTTCGCCAACGCGGCCGAAACCGAAGCCATCGTCATGCAGAACGGCATGAGCGAGTACATCTCCAGGCTCGTCGCGCTGCGCACGCTGTTCGAATCGACCAACGAGGAAATCACCCGCAGCGAATTCGAGACCTTCAGTGCCCGGCTGTTCGAACGTCATCCCGGCATGCTGCGCATCGCCTGGCTGCCGCGCGTCAACCGCAAGGAGCGCGCCGAATACGAGGCCGCCGCGATCACGGACGGCGTGTCCGGCTATCGCATCAAGTCGCTCCAGGGCGAGGGCTTCACGACCGCGCCGCAGGCCGATGAATATTTTCCGGTGTTCTACTCGACCCAGCCGAAGACGTCCTCGGTCTACGGCATGGACTACGCGAGCGTCCCGGAGCGCCGCGCGGTGCTCGAGCGCGCGCGCGACAATGACCGCGTCGCCGCCATTCGCACGCGCCTGTACGAGCCGAAGGAGGGCGGCCGGCTGCCCGACGTCCTCGTCGCCATTCCCGTCTACGCCAAGGGGACGTCGCGCGACACGGTCGCGGACCGGCGGCGCAATCTGGCGGGCTTCGTCGTCGGCGTCTTCGACCTGCCGCTGCTGCTCCAGTCCATCCGCGTCACCACGGGCGCAAGCCCGGCGGTCAGCGTGAACGTCTATCCGCCCTTCACGGGGCAGATCGTCAGCCTTGAGCAAATGCTGCCGGATTATTCGTCGGCCGCGACGTCGCCGCAGTCGATGCGGGACGTCGCCCGGACGCTGCACTGGTCGGGCAACCTCAAGATCGGGGATACCGACTGGCAGGTGCGCGCCATGCCGACGGCCGGCGGTTCGCTGGAGACGGCCTACGACCGCGCGGTCGCGGTCATCATCGTCGGCATGCTGCTGACGCTGTCGCTCGCAACCTATCTCATGCTCGCAAGCCGCAACTCGCGGCGGCTGTCGCTGGCGAACCGGCGGGTGCTGGAGCTCGCCCAGACCGACATCCTGACGGGCTTGCCGAATCGCGCCTTCTTCCTCACCCGGCTCGACCTGATGAACAACCAGTTGAGCGTGAGGGGCCTGCCGTTCTCGATCCTGATGCTCGATCTCGACCGCTTCAAGAACGTCAACGACTCGCTCGGCCACGGTGCGGGCGATGTGCTGCTGCGCCAGGTGGCGCTGCGGCTGCGATCTGCGCTGCGCGCCACCGACGTGCTGGCGCGGCTCGGCGGCGACGAGTTCGCCATCATCCAGGAGGCATGCGACGATCAGCGGGCCTGCGCGACCGAGCTCGCCGCGCGGATCGCCAAGCTGGTCGCCGAACCGTTCCTCCTGCCCGGCCATCGTGTCGAGATCGGCACCAGCATCGGCATCGCGATCGCACCGGACCATGGCAGCGACCAGGAGCAGCTGCTGAAGAAGGCGGACCTGGCGCTCTACCGCTCGAAATCGGCCGGCCGCAACTGCTTCACCATCTACGACGAGGCAATGTCGGCCGAGCTCGAGGCTCGCAATACGCTGGAGGGCGATCTGCGCGACGCCATCGCGCAGTGCCAGCTGGAGGTGCACTATCAGCCCTTTGTGGATGTCGCCGGCGGTGGTCGTCGCGGCTTCGAGGCGCTGGTGCGCTGGCGGCATCCGAGCCGCGGCCTGATCCCACCGGACCAGTTCATCGCGCTGGCCGAGGAGACCGGACTGATCGTGCCGCTCGGCGAATTCGTGCTGCGGCGCGCCTGCGCGGACGCAGCCTGCTGGCCCTCCGATCTCATCGTTGCGGTGAACCTGTCGCCGATCCAGTTCAAGGAAGCCGAGCTGTTCGAGACGATCTGCGCGGCGCTGCGCGATTCAGGCCTGGCGCCGCAGCGGCTGGAGATCGAGATCACCGAATCCGTGCTGCTGGAGCGCGGCGTCGAGAACCTTGCCTTCATGGAGCGGCTGAAGCACATCGGCATCGAGCTGGCGCTCGACGATTTCGGCACAGGCTATTCCTCGCTGAGCTATCTGACAGTATTCCCGTTCGACAAGATCAAGATCGACAAGTCCTTCATCCGCAACCTCGCGCATCAGCCGCGCAGCTCCGCGATCATCGCCTCGATCGTGACGCTCGCGCGCGGGCTGGATATGTCGGTCACTGCCGAAGGCGTCGAGACGGCCGAGGAGTTCGAGCGTTTGACGGCGCTCGGCGTCAACTTTGCACAAGGCTATCTGTTCGGACGCCCGCAGCCGGTCGACCAGATCACGTTCGACGTTGCCGTTCAGCCCTCGCAGCTCGACGCAGCCTGA
- a CDS encoding ABC transporter substrate-binding protein, which produces MTRPRSAARAALAIALLAVVNFAAKGDEVGVSEDAILFGQAAALEGPSSALGQRMRQGIVAAFTEINAKGGVHGRRLQLISRDDGYDPDRSVAQTLRLIEDDKVFALIGAVGTPTAMATIPITSARNVPFIGPFSGAEFLRDLELSNVVNIRASYDAEAEAWVKHLTEDRHYTRIGIFYQDDSFGRDGLAGVKRALARRGLELAAEGTFERNTRAVGSAWRMIKRAEPEAIVMVGTYGPCAEFIKLAHRSGLHPTFVNISFVGANALARELGPDGEGVIVSQVVPFPWDRSQKLVADYQAAQTAFDPTLTPDFVSLEGYLSGRLAAAALEQAGPQPTRASLLRAVNDVGRFDISGNVVTVGVRAIETQPKVFLTVIQKDGTFRAVDRL; this is translated from the coding sequence ATGACACGACCGCGATCAGCGGCCCGCGCCGCCCTGGCCATCGCGCTACTCGCCGTGGTGAATTTCGCAGCGAAAGGCGACGAGGTCGGCGTCAGCGAGGATGCGATCCTGTTCGGCCAGGCCGCCGCGCTCGAGGGCCCCTCTTCCGCGCTGGGACAGCGGATGCGGCAAGGCATCGTCGCGGCCTTCACCGAGATCAACGCCAAGGGCGGCGTCCACGGCCGCAGGCTTCAGCTCATCAGCCGCGACGACGGCTACGATCCCGATCGCTCGGTGGCGCAGACGCTGCGGCTGATCGAGGACGACAAGGTGTTCGCGCTGATCGGCGCGGTGGGCACACCGACCGCGATGGCGACCATACCGATCACGAGTGCGAGAAACGTTCCCTTCATCGGCCCGTTCAGCGGCGCCGAGTTCCTGCGCGACCTCGAACTGTCCAACGTCGTCAACATCCGCGCGAGCTACGACGCAGAGGCCGAGGCCTGGGTCAAGCACCTCACCGAGGATCGCCACTACACCCGCATCGGCATCTTCTACCAGGACGATTCCTTCGGCCGCGACGGTCTTGCCGGCGTGAAGCGCGCGCTCGCCAGGCGCGGCCTCGAACTCGCCGCCGAAGGCACCTTCGAGCGCAACACCCGCGCGGTCGGCTCGGCCTGGCGCATGATCAAGCGCGCCGAGCCCGAAGCCATCGTGATGGTCGGGACCTACGGCCCCTGCGCTGAGTTCATCAAGCTCGCGCATCGCAGCGGCTTGCATCCGACCTTCGTCAACATCTCCTTTGTGGGCGCCAATGCGCTGGCGAGAGAGCTCGGTCCCGACGGCGAAGGCGTCATCGTCTCGCAAGTCGTGCCGTTTCCCTGGGATCGCTCGCAAAAGCTCGTCGCCGACTACCAGGCGGCGCAGACGGCGTTCGACCCGACGCTGACACCGGACTTCGTGTCGCTCGAAGGCTATCTCTCCGGCCGCCTCGCGGCCGCGGCGCTGGAACAGGCCGGGCCGCAGCCGACCCGCGCGAGCCTGCTGCGGGCCGTCAACGATGTCGGTCGCTTCGACATCAGCGGCAACGTTGTCACCGTCGGCGTGCGCGCGATCGAGACGCAGCCGAAGGTGTTCTTGACGGTGATCCAGAAGGACGGGACGTTCAGGGCGGTCGACCGCCTTTAG
- a CDS encoding NAD(P)-dependent oxidoreductase produces MKVLLAHTPEMRRNYYGDRSLNGLRAAADVILHESDDTLDAAGLVRAADDADIIVADRMTEGRGEIFAQLPRLRAFVRCAVDIRNVDVDAASNAGVLVTRAGPGFVQAVAELALGFMVDLSRGVSRATADYQAGRKVEARMGRQLAGSRIGIIGYGSIGRYLAEIAKVMRMEVLVADPFATVGDSEIRHVSLNELLAASDYVVCLAIANEQTENLIGEVALARMQRHAVFINLSRGNLVDEAALAKVLLEGRIAGAAMDVGRAPDQMPSPALARLPNVIATPHVGGLTPQAIEYQSLETVRQVEAIVKGEVPQGAVNADRWTRRP; encoded by the coding sequence GTGAAAGTTCTGCTGGCCCATACGCCGGAGATGCGCCGCAATTACTACGGCGACCGCAGCCTGAATGGCCTGCGCGCGGCCGCCGATGTCATCCTGCACGAGAGCGATGATACGCTGGACGCCGCCGGCCTCGTGCGCGCCGCTGATGATGCCGACATCATAGTCGCCGACCGCATGACCGAGGGCCGCGGCGAGATCTTCGCGCAACTGCCGCGCCTGCGTGCCTTCGTCCGCTGTGCCGTCGACATCCGCAATGTCGACGTCGATGCGGCCTCGAACGCCGGCGTGCTGGTGACCCGCGCCGGTCCGGGCTTCGTGCAGGCGGTGGCCGAGCTCGCGCTCGGCTTCATGGTCGATCTCTCCCGCGGCGTGTCGCGGGCGACGGCGGACTACCAGGCCGGCCGCAAGGTCGAGGCGCGGATGGGCCGCCAGCTCGCCGGCAGCCGCATCGGCATCATCGGCTATGGCAGCATCGGGCGTTACCTCGCCGAGATCGCCAAGGTGATGCGCATGGAGGTGCTGGTCGCCGATCCCTTCGCGACCGTCGGCGACAGCGAGATCCGGCATGTCTCTCTCAACGAGCTCCTCGCCGCATCGGACTATGTCGTCTGCCTGGCGATCGCCAACGAGCAGACCGAGAACCTGATCGGGGAGGTCGCGCTGGCGCGCATGCAGCGGCACGCCGTCTTCATCAACCTCTCGCGCGGTAACCTCGTCGACGAGGCCGCGCTTGCGAAGGTTCTACTCGAAGGCCGCATCGCAGGTGCTGCGATGGATGTCGGCCGCGCGCCCGACCAGATGCCGAGCCCGGCGCTCGCAAGGCTGCCAAATGTCATCGCCACGCCGCATGTCGGCGGGCTGACGCCGCAGGCGATCGAATATCAGTCGCTGGAAACGGTGCGGCAGGTCGAGGCGATCGTCAAAGGCGAGGTGCCGCAAGGCGCCGTCAACGCCGACCGCTGGACGCGGCGGCCCTAA
- a CDS encoding TRAP transporter large permease subunit codes for MAGAVSLSGERHGSITLLLRLSDAIAAILLAADLVVVCVSVLLRFFFNAPVEWSDDVARGLMVGSAFFGAASALARGENVGVSFFRDLLPVRLRALVDAASSVLVVLISGYVAYNAIKLGSLTAGQTTGSGLPLELTFYPMGIGALFMTVFAIDQLCARPFPDIVRGLIAVAIVTGLYLAWDYLSPSTVPSAGTLMLIGFFATLFGGLPIGFALALAALIFIWVEGALPGVIFAQQMARGIDNFVLLAIPFFILVGYLMEANGMSVRLIELLQRAVGRMRGGLNVVMVASMVLFSGISGSKMADVAAVGSVLIPAARRSKQNPGGAVALLAASAVMAETIPPCINLIILGFVANLSIGGLFVAGLLPAALMALVLIVVSIIFGKTPAEAEDIEPQMPVSGLWSGAIASFGLIFMIFFGFKSGFATATEISAFAVAYALVVGSVVFRELSFKSAAHSFVQAATRAGLVLFIVAAAQSLAFTLTLQQVPHAVGDFMLGLSKTSGVSLFILLAIAVLIVMGSVLEGAAALIIFGPLLLPVAVQLGVDPLHFGVVLVIAMGIGLFAPPLGLGLYGACLIGNVPIEQTVKPIMGYLGLLFLCLLVIAFVPWLSTALPRAFGY; via the coding sequence ATGGCCGGCGCCGTGTCTCTCTCGGGCGAGCGCCACGGGAGCATCACCCTGTTGCTTCGCCTCAGCGATGCGATCGCGGCCATTCTGCTGGCCGCCGATCTCGTCGTGGTCTGCGTCTCCGTGCTGCTGCGTTTCTTCTTCAATGCGCCGGTCGAATGGTCCGACGACGTCGCCCGGGGCCTGATGGTCGGCTCGGCCTTCTTCGGCGCGGCGAGCGCGCTCGCGCGCGGCGAGAATGTCGGCGTGTCCTTCTTCCGCGATCTGCTGCCGGTGCGGCTGCGCGCGCTGGTCGATGCCGCCAGCAGCGTGCTCGTCGTGCTGATCTCGGGCTATGTCGCCTACAACGCGATCAAGCTTGGGTCCTTGACGGCAGGCCAGACCACGGGATCCGGCCTGCCGCTGGAGCTGACCTTCTACCCGATGGGCATCGGCGCGCTGTTCATGACGGTGTTCGCGATCGATCAGCTCTGCGCGCGGCCGTTTCCTGACATTGTCAGGGGGCTCATTGCGGTCGCGATCGTGACCGGCCTCTATCTCGCCTGGGATTATCTGTCGCCGTCTACGGTGCCCTCGGCTGGCACGCTGATGCTGATCGGCTTCTTCGCGACCTTGTTCGGCGGCTTGCCGATCGGTTTCGCGCTGGCGCTGGCCGCGCTGATCTTCATCTGGGTCGAGGGCGCGCTGCCCGGCGTGATCTTCGCCCAGCAGATGGCGCGCGGCATCGACAATTTCGTGCTGCTCGCGATTCCCTTCTTCATCCTCGTCGGCTACCTCATGGAAGCCAACGGCATGTCGGTGCGGCTGATCGAGCTGTTGCAGCGCGCGGTGGGCCGCATGCGCGGCGGGTTGAACGTCGTGATGGTGGCCTCGATGGTGCTGTTCTCGGGCATCTCGGGCTCCAAGATGGCCGATGTCGCCGCGGTCGGCTCCGTGCTGATCCCGGCGGCGCGACGCTCGAAGCAGAACCCGGGCGGCGCCGTGGCGCTGCTTGCCGCGTCCGCGGTGATGGCGGAAACGATTCCGCCGTGCATCAACCTCATCATCCTGGGGTTCGTGGCGAACCTGTCGATCGGCGGCCTGTTCGTCGCCGGGCTGTTGCCGGCGGCGCTGATGGCGCTGGTCCTGATCGTCGTCTCCATCATCTTCGGCAAGACTCCGGCTGAAGCCGAGGATATCGAACCGCAGATGCCGGTGTCGGGCCTGTGGAGCGGCGCGATCGCCTCGTTCGGCCTGATCTTCATGATCTTCTTCGGCTTCAAGAGCGGCTTTGCCACCGCGACCGAGATCTCGGCGTTCGCCGTGGCCTATGCGCTCGTCGTCGGCAGCGTCGTGTTCCGGGAGCTCAGCTTCAAGTCGGCGGCGCACAGTTTTGTCCAGGCCGCGACGCGCGCGGGGCTCGTGCTGTTCATCGTCGCCGCGGCGCAGTCGCTCGCCTTTACGCTGACCTTGCAGCAGGTGCCGCATGCGGTCGGCGATTTCATGCTGGGATTGTCCAAGACCTCGGGCGTGTCGCTGTTCATCCTGCTCGCGATCGCCGTGCTGATCGTGATGGGCTCGGTGCTGGAAGGCGCCGCCGCGCTCATCATCTTCGGGCCTTTGCTGCTGCCGGTCGCCGTGCAGCTCGGCGTCGATCCCCTGCATTTCGGCGTCGTGCTGGTCATCGCGATGGGCATCGGCCTGTTCGCGCCGCCGCTCGGGCTCGGACTCTATGGCGCCTGCCTGATCGGCAATGTTCCGATCGAGCAGACGGTGAAGCCGATCATGGGCTATCTCGGCCTGTTGTTCCTCTGCCTGCTCGTCATCGCCTTCGTGCCGTGGCTCTCGACCGCGCTGCCACGCGCGTTCGGCTATTGA
- a CDS encoding TRAP transporter substrate-binding protein produces the protein MTIVPVSRRTFIKSSTAVTAGLVLSPAIIGRAEAATLKLKCSSSLPNDPKYANGRVYYDNLVKNLKGNGLGEQVEVAFFPDNQLGQEIDVINSVKLGVIDLMVSGSSISANLVPLVGTFDLGFLFSSFPQQTKAFDAGAAKPIEDALLKGGNIRIIAWAYNFGSRSVLAKKPVKTPEDLAGLKIRTLPNPVITECLRLMGAAATPLAFGEIYTALQAGVLDGLEHDPPTILASKFFETAKFYALTQHNFSPLAIYFSDMTYNRMDPKLREGFLDAAKKAAVDTRAHGLAVEKEALAALTEKGVTVAECDREAFKKRVAPQHENFIKARPESKAVIDVIRATQA, from the coding sequence ATGACCATCGTGCCCGTGAGCCGTCGCACCTTCATCAAGTCGTCGACGGCGGTCACCGCCGGCCTCGTGCTCTCTCCCGCCATCATCGGCCGCGCGGAAGCTGCGACGCTGAAGCTGAAATGCTCCTCCTCGTTGCCGAACGATCCCAAATACGCCAACGGCCGCGTCTACTACGACAACCTCGTCAAGAACCTGAAGGGCAACGGGCTTGGCGAGCAGGTCGAGGTTGCTTTCTTCCCCGACAACCAGCTCGGGCAGGAGATCGACGTCATCAACTCGGTGAAGCTCGGCGTCATCGACCTCATGGTGTCGGGCTCGTCGATCTCGGCCAATCTGGTGCCGCTGGTCGGTACCTTCGACCTCGGCTTCCTGTTCTCGAGCTTCCCGCAGCAGACCAAGGCGTTCGACGCCGGCGCCGCCAAGCCGATCGAGGACGCGCTGCTCAAGGGCGGCAACATCCGCATCATCGCCTGGGCCTACAATTTCGGCTCACGCAGCGTGCTGGCGAAGAAGCCGGTGAAGACGCCGGAGGATCTCGCCGGCCTCAAGATCCGCACGCTGCCAAATCCCGTCATCACGGAATGCCTGCGCCTGATGGGCGCCGCCGCGACGCCGCTGGCGTTCGGCGAGATCTACACGGCGCTGCAGGCCGGCGTGCTTGATGGCCTTGAGCACGATCCGCCGACGATCCTCGCCAGCAAGTTCTTCGAAACGGCAAAATTCTATGCGCTGACGCAGCACAATTTCTCGCCGCTCGCGATCTACTTCAGCGACATGACCTACAACCGCATGGATCCGAAGCTGCGCGAGGGCTTCCTCGATGCCGCGAAGAAGGCCGCGGTCGACACCCGTGCCCACGGGCTTGCGGTCGAGAAGGAGGCGCTGGCGGCCTTGACCGAGAAGGGCGTCACGGTAGCCGAATGCGACCGCGAAGCGTTCAAGAAGCGCGTCGCGCCGCAGCACGAGAACTTCATCAAGGCGCGGCCGGAATCCAAGGCCGTCATCGACGTCATCCGCGCGACGCAGGCCTGA